The region CGCATTATGCAATAACGatttcttcctctccatcccAAGAGTGCACTCCTCGAATTCTGCGTATATCAAGCACACCCCACCTGAGGTATCTTCCAGGTGCCTGGCGGCAACCTCAGCTTCCTGTCAACATCGAGCTCCTATCACGACCAATTCAAACCCAAGCACGGTCTCTGACCACAACGCAACTGGCAAACCATGGTGCCTCTGCCCCTATTCAAGCTCGCGTCGCTCTTTGTGCGGCACATTTCCAAATATGGCGCCGTAAGACCTCATTCTCCGTCAATTGCTGACCTAGTCATACGCCGCAAACTGACACTTCCAAGAACCAAATCAAGGCCCAAGCCCACGATCACCCGCGATTCCGTGCATTCGCCGCCAAATATGGCCAACACATCCATCAACTAAACATGCGCATGTCCGTCGCCCTCCTCCGCGATCCCGAAGCAGAGCGCCGTGCAAAAGAACGAGCCGAAGCACCCACCGTCAAAACCGAAGAGCAACACAAACGCGACGAAGCCGCAAGACTAAAATCCAGCACGAGCagctcctcgtcctcctcacAATCATCAAAATACCCCAGATTCACTTTTCAAAACGTGTGGAAGAGGAAGTTTCGGCCCCTGCCAGAAAACAAAGCCGTCGATCTTTTTGCAGACGTGATTGGCGACACGTTTATCCTCGGCGTGGCAGGCGGATTGATCATATACGAGTCGTGGAAGGCGTTGCAAAAGCCAGATGTGAATAAGCAGCGGATTGACGATTTAAGTGAAAGAGTAGAGGCACTGAGGAGacgggaggaggagttggcggatgtcgaggagaagcagagaCAGAGATTTGAGGCGTTGGAGGAAGCCCTGAGGGCATTAAGGGATCCCAAAACCAAGCAGCCCCTGTTACCGACATTGCAACCTTGAATGCCGAATGGGATGGGTATTTGGGAGCTAACCAAGGCTCCCcttctttttgttgtcgGTGGAGAATTCGGTGATGAGCCACATCATGGTTGGAGTTTGAGCGGCCGATACCATTGTATATTTGGGCACATGGGACTTTTTTTGTAAA is a window of Pochonia chlamydosporia 170 chromosome 5, whole genome shotgun sequence DNA encoding:
- a CDS encoding OPA3 family protein (similar to Metarhizium robertsii ARSEF 23 XP_007816324.1) — translated: MVPLPLFKLASLFVRHISKYGANQIKAQAHDHPRFRAFAAKYGQHIHQLNMRMSVALLRDPEAERRAKERAEAPTVKTEEQHKRDEAARLKSSTSSSSSSSQSSKYPRFTFQNVWKRKFRPLPENKAVDLFADVIGDTFILGVAGGLIIYESWKALQKPDVNKQRIDDLSERVEALRRREEELADVEEKQRQRFEALEEALRALRDPKTKQPLLPTLQP